The DNA segment TCTATCCAATGAAGGGGATATCGCCAGGATCAATCGGATCATCAGTCCTCTGGTCAAAAACGGGCAGTCACTCCATCAGATCTATCTGGATCACGTTGATGAACTGATGTGCAGCGAGAAGACCTTGTATAACTATGTGGATGCCCAGCTTTTTGACATCAGGAACATTGATCTGCCACGTAAAGTTAAATATCGTCCCCGTTATAAGCAGCCCGAATTCAAAGTGGACAGGGGCTGCCGCATCGGGCGTAGTTATACGGATTTCCAGAAGTTTCTGGAGAATAATCCGGAAACTGCCATTGTGCAGATGGACACGGTGATCGGCCGTGCCGGAGGCAAATGTCTGCTTACCATACACTTTGTTGAAACCAGCTTGATGCTGGCGTTTCTGCGGGATGCGAATACGTCTGCCTCTGTGATACGGATTATAAAGCTGTTGGATAAAGTTCTCGGCCCAGAGCTGTTCAGCCGTTTGTTTCCGGTTATCCTGACAGACAACGGGAGTGAGTTCTCAAATCCAAAAGAAATGGAGCGGCGTGACACTGTTCCCTGTAACCGAACGAACGTATTTTATTGTGATCCCAGTGCGCCATATCAAAAAGGGGCCTGTGAAGTAAACCACGAACTGATACGGCGTATTCTGCCCAAGGGAAGCAGTTTCGATGATCTGACACAGTCCGATATTTACCGGATGATGGATCATATCAATTCGTACAAAAGAAAAAAGCTGAACAACCGCAGCCCATACGAAACGTTCAGCTTTTATTACGGAGAAGATGTGCTCAAGAAACTTGGATGTTCACCGGTTGCCGCCGAGAATATCATCCTGAAGCCCAAACTTCTCAAAAAGTAACAAATAAATTTGCGAAAGAGCCGCCAGAAAAGAACAATCATATCCAGCTAAAGCAGGGATGGATTCTCCGAATACAAAAATTTCGAGAGGGGATTGATCTCTGGTTGTTGTGCGCAAATTTACTGCTGAATGTATTATACCATATCTATGTGCGAATGAAAATCCGGGAATCTCGCTTACAAAACGGGAGTTTCATTTACAAAATGGGAATCTCACTTACAAAACAGGATTTTAAATTACAAAAAGAGACTCTTGGATTACAAACGGGACTCTCAGATTGCTATTTACCTACTTGATTTGAATAAATATTAAAATACACTTATTTCCATGAAATATGACGTAAATAATGTACTACATGCAATATATTTCTAAGACCAAGATATAACCATTTATAAAAAGAGAAAAAACAATATAAATACAAAAAATATAGACAAATAAAATAAAAAAGTATATAATAAAATACGGAGGAATGACTCTTGGTGGACTTAACAAAAATTCAAGATATTATGTATTGTTTGAAGTTCCGACAAACAGCAACCGTTATTCTTTCAATGGAACTATATCTGAAGAGTAAAAAAGTAAGGTGAATATAAAATACGGTTATTGCTCAATCAGAGCAATAACCGTATTTTGGATGGAGAGAAGAAATGAAAAAGAATGTTTGGAAAAAAGCACTAATTTTCATGACGATTATAGTTTTCCTTCTCATAGGGCTAAAGTTTGATGGTAATCTATCGCATTTGCTGGAACAAAGAGCAGATTTCATGAACAATGTGCAGATGGGCGGGAGCAGATATTCGCTTTCACTTGCAAGCTTGAAATATTACGTTTCTTACATAACAGAACCATTTGCATTTCGCAATATTTTTGGAAACGCAGGACTGTTTGCGGGTCTTTCCTTCTGCGCCTGCGGCGCATTTTCGGATAAAAAACTCCTGAGTAGCTGGGCATATTCTTTTAGTATAGGGGTGGGAATAGAATTATTCCAGTATTTCACCTGGTTTGGGGCTTTTGATCTTTCCGATATATTGCTGAGATTTGCTGGTATTATGGCGGGGATTTTGATGTACATTGCTGTTTCAAAATTGTTTCATGAAAAGGATGCCTGCCGAACCAAATGATAAAAAGAAGACAATGGAAATCTCTTGCATTTGGACGTGTGTTCTTATGTAAAGAAAAGAGGGGGAGGGCTGTTCTCCCCCTCGGTTTTTTGCATCCCCCGGCTGTTGACAGGGATTCTTGAAACCGCTAGAATGAAGGAAAGGAACCACACACAGAGGTATTTAAGGAAACGAGAAAGGAGGAATCTATGGCAAAAATCAAACTTCCTTACGGAAAAGGAACCGCAGAGGCCGTCATCCCCGATGAGAGGCTTAAGGGAGTCCTGACCTGCGGCGCCCATGGGTACCATGTTGACAAGCCGGAGGGAGACCTCATAAGAGAGGCGATGGAACATCCCATCGGAAGCCCGAGGCTGCGGGAGCTTTCAAGGGGCAAGAAAAACATTGTGTTAATAGCCAGCGACCACACGCGTCCAGTGCCGAGCCGTCTGCTCTTTCCGGCCCTTCTTTCGGAGATCCGGGAGGGGAATCCGGATGCCGTCGTGACG comes from the Eubacteriaceae bacterium Marseille-Q4139 genome and includes:
- a CDS encoding IS30 family transposase, whose protein sequence is MSKFLSYEDRIILAQRLQENASFGAIGKELGKDRTTIAKEIKKYSHDKKSGRPGYPYNPCKFRISCKAKKLCGTSCTHPSAYKCSLCPECTLHCPDFIEDVCSVKNKPPYVCNGCGQLPKCTLLKRIYDPADAHERAHHAISEARTGILSNEGDIARINRIISPLVKNGQSLHQIYLDHVDELMCSEKTLYNYVDAQLFDIRNIDLPRKVKYRPRYKQPEFKVDRGCRIGRSYTDFQKFLENNPETAIVQMDTVIGRAGGKCLLTIHFVETSLMLAFLRDANTSASVIRIIKLLDKVLGPELFSRLFPVILTDNGSEFSNPKEMERRDTVPCNRTNVFYCDPSAPYQKGACEVNHELIRRILPKGSSFDDLTQSDIYRMMDHINSYKRKKLNNRSPYETFSFYYGEDVLKKLGCSPVAAENIILKPKLLKK
- a CDS encoding VanZ family protein; the encoded protein is MKKNVWKKALIFMTIIVFLLIGLKFDGNLSHLLEQRADFMNNVQMGGSRYSLSLASLKYYVSYITEPFAFRNIFGNAGLFAGLSFCACGAFSDKKLLSSWAYSFSIGVGIELFQYFTWFGAFDLSDILLRFAGIMAGILMYIAVSKLFHEKDACRTK